From one Nycticebus coucang isolate mNycCou1 chromosome 14, mNycCou1.pri, whole genome shotgun sequence genomic stretch:
- the FAM111A gene encoding serine protease FAM111A: MSSKKRRSKILVDAKKNKKIQDYFSQVPKEQQNNSTTSQMKMKSTRSPRAITNTQPQRFHTPKKDPEDQTTAPNKIINVTLDVNHRKNKKMKYLVTGSEKDSLYMALHTRKAIEEAIETHQGQEMLVCGKEGIEGFINLGMPLSCFPESCHVVITFAQSKSKQEESNQLSGRHDKVSTDCVKFYIHAIGTGKWKKRIVKCGQLHKDGYKLCVYAFKGETIKDALCKDGRFLSFLGNDDWKLIEKLDTVVESHQPVDELEGKLFQVEVIKRMGPKKAAAENSESKERSTCVLREYIVDQCPSLKKESEKIREHFKKKMKKEKGKALFELHKTSFGKVTKNSILVKVMKLLSCLSDSVGYISWDNNGNRGSATCFVLKGLFILTCRHVVSYIVGEGIELSSWAAIIGQCVRVTFVYEEDSEKEENCFFIEPWFEINDATLDYAVLKLKENGRKVPVELYNGIARLPLNGLVYIIGHPQGEKKSTDACAVIPQGEREDKCRERAEARETENGQYVHMFTQRSFQEIVYNPDVITYDTSFFFGASGSPVFDSKGSLVAMHTAGFYYTYQNDTRNIIEFGSSMESIILDIKQRHKTWYEDVFINQQDVEMMSDEDL, translated from the coding sequence GTACCTAAAGAACAGCAGAATAATTCCACTACTTCTCAAATGAAGATGAAATCTACAAGAAGTCCAAGAGCTATAACTAACACCCAACCTCAAAGATTCCATACACCTAAAAAAGATCCAGAAGACCAGACCACGGCCCCAAATAAGATAATTAATGTTACCTTGGATGTAAaccataggaaaaacaaaaaaatgaaatatttggttACAGGTAGTGAGAAGGATAGTTTATATATGGCTCTCCATACGCGTAAGGCTATTGAAGAAGCGATAGAAACTCATCAAGGCCAAGAAATGTTAGTATGTGGCAAAGAAGGAATTGAAGGGTTCATAAACCTTGGAATGCCCCTCAGTTGTTTTCCCGAAAGCTGCCACGTGGTAATTACATTTGCACAAAGTAAAAGTAAACAGGAAGAAAGTAATCAGTTATCTGGCCGGCATGACAAGGTATCTACTGACTGTGTCAAATTTTATATTCATGCAATTGGAACTGGAAAGTGGAAAAAAAGGATCGTTAAATGCGGGCAACTTCACAAAGATGGGTACAAGCTCTGTGTGTATGCTTTCAAAGGAGAAACCATCAAGGATGCTCTGTGTAAGGACGgcagatttctttcctttctggggAATGATGACTGGAAACTCATTGAAAAACTGGACACTGTTGTAGAAAGCCATCAGCCAGTTGATGAATTAGAGGGCAAGCTCTTTCAGGTTGAGGTTATTAAAAGAATGGGCCCCAAGAAAGCAGCTGCTGAGAATTCTGAGTCAAAAGAAAGAAGCACCTGTGTGTTGAGAGAATACATTGTGGATCAGTGTCCcagtttgaaaaaagaaagtgaaaaaatcagagaacatttcaagaaaaaaatgaaaaaagagaaggggaaagcaTTATTTGAATTGCATAAAACATCTTTTGGGAAAGtaacaaaaaactctattctggTTAAAGTAATGAAACTTCTTTCATGTCTCAGTGATTCAGTTGGGTATATATCCTGGGATAACAATGGAAATAGGGGTTCTGccacctgctttgttttgaaAGGGTTGTTCATTTTAACTTGTCGGCACGTGGTAAGTTACATTGTGGGAGAAGGAATAGAGCTAAGTAGCTGGGCAGCCATAATTGGCCAATGTGTAAGGGTGACATTCGTTTATGAAGAGGactcagagaaagaagagaactgCTTTTTCATTGAACCCTGGTTTGAGATAAATGATGCAACTCTTGACTATGCTGTCTTGAAGCTGAAGGAAAATGGACGAAAAGTACCTGTGGAACTATATAATGGAATTGCTCGTCTACCCCTTAATGGGTTGGTATATATAATTGGCCATccacagggagaaaaaaagtctACTGATGCTTGTGCTGTGATCCCTCAGGGTGAGCGAGAAGATAAATGTCGGGAACGAGCTGAGGCTAGAGAAACAGAGAATGGTCAGTATGTCCATATGTTTACTCAGAGAAGTTTCCAGGAAATAGTTTACAACCCTGATGTGATTACCTATGACACCAGTTTTTTCTTTGGGGCCTCTGGATCCCCAGTGTTTGATTCGAAGGGGTCATTGGTGGCCATGCATACTGCTGGCTTCTATTATACCTACCAAAATGATACTCGTAATATCATTGAGTTTGGCTCTAGTATGGAATCCATCATCCTTGATATTAAGCAAAGACATAAAACATGGTATGAAGACGTCTTTATAAATCAGCAGGATGTGGAAATGATGAGTGATGAGGACTTGTGA